A genomic segment from Phragmites australis chromosome 6, lpPhrAust1.1, whole genome shotgun sequence encodes:
- the LOC133922720 gene encoding proteasome subunit alpha type-1-like yields the protein MFRNQYDTDVTTWSPQGRLFQVEYAMEAVKQGSACVGLRSRNYAVLAAANKAASELSSHQRKVFRVADHAGIALAGLTADGRVLSRFLRNECINHAFVYDAPLPVSRLALRLADKAQVCTQRSWKRPYGVGLLVAGLDESGAHLYYNCPSGNYFEYQAFAIGSRSQAAKTFLERRFEGYNDYTPEQLIKDALSAIKETLQGEKLTSSNCTVAIVGRKDDGTIEPFEMIDAKRIQEIIDSMEAAEEAPAEPSSTQEEERGSDAAPMDI from the exons ATGTTCCGGAACCAGTACGACACCGACGTGACGACGTGGAGCCCCCAGGGGAGGCTCTTCCAGGTGGAGTACGCCATGGAGGCCGTCAAGCAGGGCTCCGCCTGCGTCGGCCTCCGATCCCGCAACTACgccgtcctcgccgccgccaacAAGGCCGCCTCCGAGCTCTCTTCCCACCAGCGCAAGGTCTTCCGCGTCGCCGACCACGCGGGCATCGCGCTCGCCGGGCTCACCGCCGACGGGCGCGTCCTCTCCAGGTTCCTACGCAACGAGTGCATCAACCACGCCTTTGTCTACGACGCGCCGCTCCCGGTCTCCAGGCTCGCGCTCCGACTCGCTGACAAGGCGCAG GTTTGCACACAGCGTTCGTGGAAGAGGCCTTATGGTGTCGGCCTCCTTGTTGCCGGACTGGATGAGTCTGGAGCTCATCTCTACTATAACTGCCCCAGTGGGAACTACTTTGAGTACCAGGCATTTGCTATTGGTTCTCGCTCTCAAGCAGCGAAGACTTTCCTTGAGCGCAGATTTGAGGGCTACAATGACTACACCCCTGAGCAACTCATCAAGGATGCCCTCTCCGCCATAAAGGAAACTCTGCAAGGTGAAAAACTGACCAGCTCCAACTGCACGGTCGCCATTGTTGGCAGGAAGGACGATGGCACCATTGAGCCATTCGAGATGATCGATGCGAAGAGGATCCAAGAAATAATCGACTCCATGGAGGCTGCCGAGGAGGCGCCTGCAGAGCCGAGCTCCACgcaggaggaggaaaggggctCGGATGCTGCGCCCATGGACATCTAG
- the LOC133922716 gene encoding uncharacterized protein LOC133922716 codes for MRQWACSIASARHKLVSCSSPSPSPHHPADMAASSVRLLLAADTSAGYRRSALRYVPVTSSLSFPRHPSFRSRANLSCSASLSLPSGGGYSPPNVVPFNLLPPDSDSFIEWDPPLLDSASSPLGDGGAGEGATLVVLLGWLGARQKHLRRYAELYRERGVGAVRFVVPVRELLGLDLGRRVERRVADLAAEVAAWCDADRRRTLLFHTFSNTGWLAYGAVLENLQSRADITERIRGCIVDSAPVLEIRPEVWAAGFSAAMLKKSSSMTGPSAEFLDGPILNDTLNRVSSNVTRPSWGECCLLSTLQKFFELVLHIPDVNQRLCKVLSVLSDEQPSCPQFYLYSSADRVVPAECVESFIDLQKSLGQRVFTHNFVSSPHVDHYRSFPHVYSAKIDEFMKICSTATVS; via the exons ATGCGTCAGTGGGCTTGTTCCATCGCGAGCGCTCGCCATAAACTCGTCTCGTGCTCTTCGCCTTCGCCGTCGCCTCACCACCCCGCAGACATGGCGGCCTCCTCCGTCCGCCTCCTCCTAGCCGCCGACACCTCCGCCGGATACCGGCGCTCCGCATTAAGATACGTCCCTGTGAcgtcctctctctccttcccccgCCACCCGTCGTTCCGCAGCCGCGCCAACCTCTCCTGctccgcctccctctccctcccttccGGCGGTGGCTACTCGCCGCCGAACGTCGTTCCCTTCAATCTCCTGCCGCCTGACTCTGATTCCTTCATCGAGTGGGACCCACCCCTTCTCGACtccgcctcctcgccgctcggcgacggcggggcAGGCGAGGGCGCCACGCTTGTGGTTCTGCTCGGGTGGCTCGGCGCGCGGCAGAAGCACCTGCGCCGCTACGCCGAGCTCTACCGCGAGCGCGGGGTCGGCGCGGTGCGGTTCGTGGTGCCCGTGCGCGAGCTACTCGGGCTCGACCTCGGGCGCCGCGTCGAGCGCAGGGTCGCCGACCTTGCAGCCGAGGTCGCCGCCTGGTGCGACGCCGACCGCCGCCGCACGCTCCTCTTCCACACCTTCAGCAACACCGGGTGGCTCGC CTATGGTGCCGTACTGGAGAATCTACAATCAAGAGCTGATATAACTGAGAGAATAAGAGGATGCATTGTAGACTCTGCACCAGTTCTAGAGATAAGACCAGAG GTCTGGGCGGCTGGGTTCTCTGCTGCCATGTTGAAGAAAAGTAGTTCCATGACAGGACCTTCAGCTGAATTTCTTGATGGACCTATTCTAAATGACACCTTGAACAGAGTTAGCTCAAATGTGACGCGACCATCATGGGGTGAATGCTGTCTTCTGTCAACACTACAGAAATTCTTTGAGCTTGTTCTTCACATACCTGATGTAAACCA GCGACTGTGCAAGGTTCTCTCGGTTCTTTCAGATGAGCAGCCTTCTTGCCCCCAGTTCTACCTATACAGCTCAGCTGATCGAGTGGTACCGGCTGAATGCGTAGAGAGCTTCATTGACCTGCAGAAATCGCTAGGGCAGAGGGTATTCACCCACAATTTTGTCTCGTCACCCCACGTGGACCACTACAGGAGCTTCCCCCATGTCTACTCTGCCAAGATTGACGAGTTCATGAAGATCTGTTCGACAGCTACAGTATCATGA